In Nocardioides sp. JQ2195, a genomic segment contains:
- a CDS encoding DNA polymerase ligase N-terminal domain-containing protein, producing MADLLETYRRKRDFTRTPEPAGGRGRAPGGDRFVVQRHRASSLHYDLRFEVDGVLVSWAVPKGPTLDPGVRRLAMHVEDHPIEYLHFEGVIPEGEYGGGDVIVWDTGTWEPVHTDDPGAAIAQGELHAEVHGEKLRGRLVLVRRGDPDRDKDEWMLLHKHDDHAVDGWDPEDHPVSVLSGRTNEEVKADPHHAWRSDEPAAEAEVSLLPEQLDDDAIDALAEIGKEGTWQVFGRRLKVTNLDKVLFPARDDAEPVTKREFLAYVARIAPVALPYVEGRALNLRRHPDGSDAQGFWHKQRPDHAPKWLGAWDNPEADPGETTTYVVADEPAALVWAANFGALEWHPWTSRTEAPHEPTYALIDLDPGERTTWDELLDLARLHRTALDELGVTAGAKVTGKRGIQIWVPIVAGYTFDETRAWVESLSRTVGKVLPDLVSWEWEVKKRKGRARLDFTQNAINKTLVAPWSTRPAPGAPVSVPITWDELDDPGLRSDGWTIRTVLDRLEAKGDPFRVLLGSAQELPVFE from the coding sequence ATGGCCGACCTCCTCGAGACCTATCGCCGCAAGCGGGACTTCACGCGCACGCCGGAACCGGCCGGGGGGCGCGGTCGAGCACCGGGCGGCGACCGCTTCGTCGTCCAACGCCATCGAGCCAGCAGCCTGCACTACGACCTGCGCTTCGAGGTGGACGGCGTGCTGGTGAGCTGGGCGGTGCCGAAGGGCCCGACCCTGGACCCGGGCGTACGCCGCCTTGCCATGCACGTGGAGGACCACCCGATCGAGTACCTGCACTTCGAGGGCGTGATCCCGGAGGGGGAGTACGGCGGCGGCGACGTGATCGTCTGGGACACCGGCACCTGGGAGCCGGTGCACACCGACGATCCCGGCGCGGCCATCGCCCAGGGTGAGCTGCACGCCGAGGTGCACGGCGAGAAGCTGCGCGGACGCCTCGTGCTGGTTCGCCGCGGTGACCCGGACCGTGACAAGGACGAGTGGATGCTGCTGCACAAGCACGACGACCACGCGGTGGACGGGTGGGACCCGGAGGACCACCCCGTCTCCGTGCTCAGCGGGCGCACCAACGAGGAGGTCAAGGCGGACCCCCACCACGCCTGGCGTTCCGACGAGCCGGCCGCGGAGGCCGAGGTCTCGTTGCTTCCCGAGCAGCTCGACGACGACGCGATCGACGCCCTTGCCGAGATCGGGAAGGAGGGCACGTGGCAGGTCTTCGGTCGCCGGCTCAAGGTGACCAACCTGGACAAGGTGCTGTTCCCGGCGCGGGACGACGCAGAGCCGGTGACCAAGCGCGAGTTCCTTGCCTACGTGGCGCGGATCGCGCCGGTGGCCCTGCCCTACGTCGAGGGCCGCGCGTTGAACCTGCGACGCCACCCCGACGGCTCCGACGCCCAGGGCTTCTGGCACAAGCAGCGGCCCGACCACGCACCGAAGTGGCTCGGTGCGTGGGACAACCCCGAGGCGGACCCGGGTGAGACCACGACGTACGTCGTCGCCGACGAACCTGCGGCGTTGGTGTGGGCCGCCAACTTCGGTGCGCTGGAGTGGCACCCGTGGACCTCGCGGACCGAGGCACCGCACGAGCCGACGTACGCCCTGATCGACCTGGACCCCGGGGAGAGGACCACGTGGGACGAGCTGTTGGACCTGGCGCGGCTGCATCGCACCGCGCTCGACGAGCTCGGTGTGACCGCGGGCGCGAAGGTGACCGGCAAGCGGGGCATCCAGATCTGGGTGCCGATCGTGGCCGGCTACACCTTCGACGAGACCCGAGCCTGGGTGGAGAGCCTGTCGCGGACCGTGGGCAAGGTGCTCCCCGACCTGGTGAGCTGGGAGTGGGAGGTCAAGAAGCGCAAGGGTCGGGCGCGTCTGGACTTCACGCAGAACGCGATCAACAAGACGCTGGTGGCTCCGTGGTCGACGCGCCCGGCGCCGGGTGCGCCGGTCTCCGTGCCGATCACCTGGGACGAGCTGGACGATCCCGGCCTGCGGTCCGACGGCTGGACGATCCGGACAGTGCTGGACCGGTTGGAGGCGAAGGGTGACCCCTTCCGGGTCCTGCTGGGATCAGCGCAGGAGCTGCCGGTCTTCGAGTGA
- a CDS encoding putative sulfate exporter family transporter, which yields MNSTTASATAGSARQVDAHPATAPGPGPTRPAQVLRWLVVTALAAGASLLISRELPLLGPLLVALVLGVVCANLGPVARHVVGQSPRLDKLLLRSGVVLLGLKVVVADVIDLGPGAVVVVLGTVLTTYAATQVVGRALGLDRELTTLIAAGFSICGAAAVAAVESSIRARPRDVGLAVALVTAFGSAMIVAVPTLGHVLGLDRQQTAVWAGASIHEVAQVIAAASLIGGGTVALATAMAVKLARVALLVPVQVASGRICHGRHGSRRGPLVPLFLVGFLAAVGTRATGVLSAGMLDLASDVTTCLFAAAMFGLGTTIVARQLWPVPLRALLLAVVSTVVAAGVSLVLVVLLG from the coding sequence ATGAACTCGACCACGGCCTCCGCTACGGCTGGCAGCGCGCGCCAGGTCGACGCCCACCCGGCCACCGCGCCGGGGCCGGGGCCGACCCGGCCGGCACAGGTCCTGCGTTGGCTCGTCGTCACCGCACTCGCGGCCGGAGCATCGTTGCTGATCAGTCGCGAGCTTCCCCTGCTCGGGCCGCTGCTGGTGGCGCTGGTGCTCGGAGTCGTCTGCGCCAACCTGGGACCGGTCGCCCGCCACGTCGTCGGCCAGTCGCCACGACTCGACAAGCTCCTGCTGCGTTCCGGCGTGGTGCTCCTCGGGCTCAAGGTGGTCGTCGCCGATGTCATCGACCTCGGCCCGGGGGCGGTCGTGGTCGTGCTCGGCACCGTCCTCACGACGTACGCCGCCACACAGGTGGTCGGACGGGCGCTCGGGCTGGACCGGGAGCTGACCACGTTGATCGCCGCCGGCTTCTCGATCTGTGGGGCGGCCGCGGTGGCTGCGGTCGAGTCGTCGATCCGGGCGAGGCCGCGCGATGTCGGGCTGGCGGTCGCCCTGGTGACCGCGTTCGGCAGCGCCATGATCGTCGCCGTGCCCACGCTCGGGCACGTCCTGGGCCTGGACCGGCAGCAGACCGCGGTGTGGGCGGGGGCCAGCATCCACGAGGTGGCCCAGGTGATCGCGGCCGCGTCGTTGATCGGCGGCGGGACGGTGGCCCTGGCCACCGCCATGGCCGTCAAGCTGGCCCGGGTGGCGCTCCTGGTGCCGGTCCAGGTCGCCTCCGGCCGGATCTGCCACGGTCGCCACGGGAGCCGGCGCGGTCCTCTCGTCCCGCTGTTCCTGGTCGGCTTCCTGGCGGCCGTCGGCACCCGCGCCACCGGAGTCCTGTCCGCCGGGATGCTCGACCTGGCCAGTGACGTCACCACCTGCTTGTTCGCGGCCGCGATGTTCGGACTCGGCACCACGATCGTGGCGCGCCAACTGTGGCCGGTGCCCCTGCGAGCGCTGCTCCTGGCCGTCGTCTCGACGGTCGTCGCTGCCGGGGTCTCGTTGGTCCTCGTCGTGCTGCTGGGCTGA
- a CDS encoding LysR family transcriptional regulator, with amino-acid sequence MSRELDLQALRLLVHLEDTGSLGAAGRRLGISQPAASAALRAFETRWQLTIAERSARGTLLTPDGTTVAAWARDLLHQVDTVRGGLRALGAHRSQEGHDLPIAASLTIAEFMLPRWIGELRATQPGIHPRVQVVNSDAVDSLVRSGDCVLGFVETSIVATDVARRVVGSDRLVMVVPPNHPWARRSTPLLRSQLLEAEFVVREEGSGTRDTFERALAAQPRISMVATSTTAMVGAVQAGMGPAVVTPHAVRPALETGELVEVSHGLDLERPLTAIWRKDRALEPAAAALLRIAHRTGR; translated from the coding sequence ATGAGTCGGGAGCTGGATCTGCAGGCGCTGCGCCTGCTCGTCCACCTCGAGGACACCGGCAGCCTCGGAGCTGCCGGTCGCCGACTGGGCATCTCGCAACCCGCGGCCAGCGCGGCGTTGCGCGCGTTCGAGACCCGCTGGCAGCTCACGATCGCCGAGCGCTCGGCCCGTGGCACCCTACTGACGCCCGACGGCACCACCGTCGCCGCCTGGGCCCGCGACCTGCTCCACCAGGTCGACACCGTGCGGGGCGGCCTGCGCGCGCTCGGGGCCCACCGCAGCCAGGAGGGCCACGACCTGCCCATCGCCGCAAGCCTGACCATCGCCGAGTTCATGCTGCCGCGCTGGATCGGCGAGCTGCGGGCGACCCAGCCGGGCATCCACCCCCGGGTCCAGGTGGTCAACAGCGATGCCGTGGACAGCCTCGTCCGCTCGGGTGACTGCGTGCTCGGGTTCGTCGAGACCAGCATCGTGGCCACCGACGTGGCCCGTCGCGTCGTCGGCTCCGACCGTCTCGTCATGGTGGTCCCGCCGAACCATCCGTGGGCGCGACGCAGCACTCCCCTGCTCCGCTCGCAGCTGCTGGAGGCCGAGTTCGTCGTACGCGAGGAAGGCAGTGGCACCCGCGACACGTTCGAGCGGGCCCTGGCCGCTCAGCCGAGGATCTCGATGGTCGCCACGTCGACCACCGCGATGGTCGGCGCCGTGCAGGCGGGGATGGGACCCGCCGTGGTCACGCCCCACGCCGTCAGGCCCGCGCTCGAGACCGGCGAGCTGGTCGAGGTCTCCCACGGACTCGACCTGGAGCGGCCGTTGACTGCGATCTGGCGCAAGGACCGCGCCCTCGAGCCCGCTGCGGCTGCGCTGCTCCGGATCGCGCACCGCACCGGCCGCTGA
- a CDS encoding ABC transporter permease, protein MWNFVRDRWDLILYNALQHANLVFQAVLLATIVAVLLAVVINKFQVLESVANMLSAIGLTIPSFALVGLLLPLTKIGAMTAFICVAFYAMLPILRNAVVGFSQVDKDLLESAKGMGMGEVAILMRVRLPLAWPVIHAGVRTSVQMSMGIAAIAAYVLGPGLGGYIFTGLSQAGNENAVNYALVGTVGIVVVALIADVLMLLLGRFTISKGIRA, encoded by the coding sequence ATGTGGAACTTCGTGAGGGACCGCTGGGACCTGATCCTCTACAACGCCCTGCAGCACGCGAACTTGGTCTTCCAGGCGGTGCTCCTGGCCACGATCGTCGCCGTCCTGCTCGCGGTGGTCATCAACAAGTTCCAGGTGCTCGAGTCGGTCGCCAACATGCTCTCCGCGATCGGTCTCACCATCCCGTCGTTCGCACTGGTGGGCCTGTTGTTGCCGCTCACCAAGATCGGCGCCATGACGGCCTTCATCTGCGTGGCGTTCTATGCCATGCTCCCGATCCTCCGCAACGCGGTGGTCGGCTTCAGCCAGGTCGACAAGGACCTGCTCGAGTCGGCCAAGGGCATGGGCATGGGCGAGGTCGCCATCCTGATGCGGGTCCGGCTCCCGCTCGCCTGGCCAGTGATCCACGCCGGCGTCCGCACCTCGGTGCAGATGTCGATGGGCATCGCCGCGATCGCCGCCTACGTCCTCGGTCCCGGCCTGGGCGGCTACATCTTCACCGGCCTCTCACAGGCCGGCAACGAGAACGCCGTCAACTACGCCTTGGTCGGCACGGTGGGCATCGTGGTCGTCGCCCTGATCGCCGACGTGCTGATGCTGCTGCTGGGTCGCTTCACCATCTCGAAGGGAATTCGCGCATGA